In the Sulfuricurvum kujiense DSM 16994 genome, one interval contains:
- a CDS encoding ABC transporter ATP-binding protein, which translates to MKHSVIKCEGIEKTYGSGDSAVLAIKKADFEIYSGETVALLGPSGSGKTTLITMIGCITEPSGGKLTLSGECVYDSGWTIPDTRKIRREKIGFIFQSHNLIPFLNVRENITLVPQMNGVGVNEANTKAVELLEYLGVGDKLEKMPSELSGGQSQRVAIARSLANNPQIILADEPTAALDSQRALSVMELLRSLAHEHDVAIIVVTHDERMLPLFDRILRVEDGVVLEMANS; encoded by the coding sequence CACAGTGTCATTAAATGTGAAGGTATCGAAAAAACCTACGGGAGCGGAGACAGTGCTGTTTTAGCTATCAAAAAAGCTGATTTTGAAATCTACTCAGGAGAAACGGTAGCTTTGCTAGGACCCAGCGGATCAGGGAAAACGACGCTTATTACGATGATCGGTTGTATCACCGAACCCAGCGGGGGTAAGTTGACGCTAAGCGGTGAATGTGTTTACGATAGCGGGTGGACGATACCCGATACGAGAAAAATTCGACGCGAAAAGATAGGGTTTATTTTTCAATCACACAACCTGATTCCCTTTTTAAATGTCCGCGAAAACATCACTTTGGTTCCACAAATGAACGGTGTAGGAGTGAATGAAGCTAACACAAAAGCAGTTGAACTTCTCGAATATCTGGGGGTAGGGGATAAGCTCGAAAAAATGCCCTCAGAACTTTCAGGAGGGCAGAGTCAGAGGGTAGCAATTGCACGATCTTTAGCAAACAATCCTCAAATAATCCTCGCGGATGAACCTACCGCCGCACTTGATTCACAGCGAGCTTTGTCGGTGATGGAGTTGCTTCGTTCACTGGCGCATGAACATGATGTCGCGATTATCGTCGTTACCCATGATGAACGGATGCTCCCTCTTTTTGACCGAATTTTGCGGGTGGAAGATGGAGTGGTTTTGGAAATGGCAAATTCATAG
- a CDS encoding superoxide dismutase, with the protein MERRDFIALSTLVTATSIMGADTTPQVLQRQLQSEIYTPRPLAFNPKKLNGFSEKIILSHHQNNYGGAVKRAKMIEEKIASLPSSSAPFELGSLKREQMVAVNSMILHEYHFDNLGASGQMSPALANKISAVFTTTQNWENEFKKAALSLGGGSGWILLVYNHRLKSVENVWSWDHMHGLWDSEILLALDMYEHSYQMDFGANAKEYVETFMKNINWDVVNKRFESIS; encoded by the coding sequence ATGGAACGTCGGGATTTTATCGCATTGAGTACACTGGTAACCGCAACGTCGATTATGGGAGCCGACACTACACCACAAGTACTGCAACGTCAACTTCAATCAGAGATTTATACTCCCAGACCCCTCGCCTTTAATCCTAAAAAACTAAATGGGTTTTCAGAGAAAATCATCCTCTCGCATCATCAAAACAATTATGGAGGAGCTGTCAAAAGAGCCAAAATGATTGAAGAAAAGATCGCTTCACTCCCCTCTTCCAGTGCACCTTTTGAACTCGGTTCACTCAAGCGCGAGCAGATGGTAGCTGTCAATTCGATGATTTTACATGAATATCATTTTGACAATCTTGGAGCATCAGGGCAAATGTCACCTGCTCTGGCTAATAAAATTTCTGCGGTATTTACAACAACACAAAACTGGGAAAACGAGTTTAAAAAAGCTGCTCTCTCTTTGGGCGGAGGATCTGGATGGATACTTCTCGTTTACAATCATCGCCTTAAAAGTGTCGAAAATGTATGGTCGTGGGATCATATGCACGGGTTATGGGATTCTGAGATTCTACTGGCTTTGGACATGTACGAACACTCTTATCAAATGGATTTTGGTGCGAATGCCAAAGAGTATGTTGAGACATTTATGAAAAATATTAACTGGGATGTTGTGAATAAACGATTTGAATCGATCTCATAA
- a CDS encoding NnrS family protein codes for MSTFSTTAQKKQNYFLSQPHQPFFVFGVLWAIASMVLFTLSHKGVIPLAVSEREFHLYSLAFIVFAQFFHGFLFTTFPRFCTAMTIPKEVYIRIVWLYQIASILFFIGSLVSPWMVLVAMCAGLFAHVMAIFTLHWVYKIGQSPLKQDPYWILIAHGIALASHLLWIIAYGISLIWDFQGWFEIIVPIIVNFFFVFLTFSVAQRMIPFFSHSQEAKSNYFVETVFGFLIIKTLLAMSAFAIGEAVISILLALYLLREFLRWNLHPFHSPAIVWILHLALFWLPAGLLIGGILQIIEALTSLDFLFAGAHLLVLGFLTTVLIGFGTRVTLGHSGQPPYADKLTIALFWWTQIIVLARLVLSIDTALGASHGWLFDIASTGWILLFIAWSIRYGETLIFGKKTR; via the coding sequence ATGAGCACCTTTTCAACTACTGCCCAAAAAAAACAAAACTATTTCTTATCCCAGCCCCATCAGCCTTTTTTCGTTTTTGGTGTTTTGTGGGCTATCGCATCAATGGTTCTTTTCACCCTCTCCCATAAAGGTGTCATACCCCTAGCCGTCTCTGAGCGCGAGTTTCACCTTTACTCTCTCGCATTTATCGTCTTTGCTCAGTTCTTTCACGGGTTTTTATTTACGACTTTTCCCCGTTTTTGTACCGCTATGACCATTCCCAAAGAAGTTTACATCCGAATCGTATGGCTCTATCAAATTGCATCTATTCTCTTTTTTATCGGTTCGCTTGTGTCACCATGGATGGTTTTAGTGGCGATGTGTGCAGGCTTATTTGCCCATGTGATGGCGATTTTTACCCTTCACTGGGTCTATAAAATCGGACAATCTCCTCTAAAACAAGACCCCTATTGGATATTGATCGCACATGGTATTGCACTCGCATCGCACCTCCTCTGGATTATCGCTTACGGTATCAGTTTGATTTGGGATTTTCAAGGATGGTTTGAGATCATCGTTCCGATCATCGTAAACTTCTTTTTTGTCTTTCTCACTTTTTCTGTCGCGCAACGGATGATCCCTTTTTTCAGTCATTCACAAGAAGCTAAATCCAACTATTTTGTTGAAACTGTTTTTGGATTTTTGATTATTAAAACATTATTGGCAATGAGTGCTTTTGCAATTGGCGAAGCGGTTATCAGCATCCTCCTTGCCCTTTATCTCTTACGTGAGTTTTTACGCTGGAACCTCCACCCGTTTCATTCCCCCGCGATTGTATGGATTTTACATCTCGCTCTCTTTTGGCTTCCAGCAGGACTCTTGATCGGTGGGATACTTCAAATTATTGAAGCACTAACCTCTCTTGATTTTCTCTTTGCAGGGGCACATCTGCTCGTACTCGGTTTTTTAACCACTGTACTGATCGGGTTTGGAACACGTGTTACATTAGGTCATTCAGGACAGCCGCCATATGCGGACAAACTCACGATCGCCCTTTTTTGGTGGACACAAATCATCGTCCTCGCGCGTTTAGTCCTCTCTATCGATACGGCACTCGGAGCATCACATGGATGGCTTTTTGATATCGCATCTACAGGATGGATACTCCTTTTTATAGCGTGGAGTATCCGATATGGAGAGACACTTATTTTTGGAAAAAAGACAAGATGA